A segment of the Geoglobus ahangari genome:
AAGGTCTTTGCAGTTACGAAATCACTACCGTTTTGGGTCAATTCATAATCAATGACCTTAAGAGCATTGTATTTAGCCAAAGCCCATGCATAGTTTTCTGAATACTTAAGCAAATCTTGACCAAGGCTGATTATATTGTTATCTCTCGCATAAATCTCTTGCAGATACAAACGAGTGTCAATGTCATTCTGAATCGTGTTTGACGTTAATTGAGCCTGTAGATCATCAATTAACTCCTGATAGTTCTCTGAGTCTAAGATTCCAAGCCAATAACCGAAAACGGTTGAAGCTACGAAACCAGCCGCTATCAATGGCAAAACGAGCGGGACTGCTACCGTTTGCCCTATCAACATTGTAAGCATCAAAGCCGCCATTACTGCTTTTCTCTTATCGCTCACCGCCACCACCTCTGTTAAAAAATAGTGTTAAAGTTCAGTCCTGCTTTGCTGCGACTATCAGAGCGCCCACGCTGACGATCAGCATGATAAAGCTGTTCACCGGGTCAGTCAGGTACGTGCTTATGTCTATCCCGATGCCTGCAAGATACCCAGCAGCCGCAAGCGGCAAGCCAATAGCCACGCTCAGAGCTCCGATCTCAAGGGCTGTAACCTTCTGGTTCTTCTTCACCTGCTTGTCCAGAGCGAACACACCGAGGGCGCTGAACAGCACTATCCAGAAGCTGAAGTCTGTCACCCACGCCAGATTTATGCTGCCCAGTCCAAACGTCGCAATACCTGCGATCACGTAGACCACAAACAGGGCAGCCTCGTATATGCTCACGTTCCCCTTCCTGTAGGCGCCCCCATAATACCGCTTAAAACTCCCTCTCGCCATCTCACCTCACCCTTTCTTTCTCTTTCCTCCTTTCCCCTTCTTTCTCCCGCTCATTCCCGCCAACGCCTCATACTTGCTAACTCTAACCCATATCAGCGCCAGCACCGCTACAAAACCCAGCGCTGCGGGTATTGTGCCAAAATGCTGCTGAATCCACTGCTTCAACCAGTCCCCAGCGAGGGCGTCAAGTAGCAACTCCAGAACAACAAAGAGTGCGAGCAATACTGCAAACTCTGTGTGCTGGCGCCTCATTTTAAAACAGAAAATAGGTTTCCAGTATATAAAACCGCTAAAAAATTATTTCCGATCTAAAAAGTCCTTCAGCATAGGCAAGGCCTCAGGATCTGTCATAGCTATTTCCATAAACGTCTTGAGTGCTTTCTCAACTTTCTGAAGCCTCTCCTTCAAAGCCCGATTTTCAAGAACCACGGACTCAAGCGCTTTATTGAACTCAGCTCTAACTTCCTCTTTCGCTCTTTCAATCTCCTTCGCCCCAACGTTCGAAAGTAGGTTCAAAACGGGCTCAACTTTCAGATACTCCTGCTTAAACCATTCGACATCATACTCTGGACTCTTGTCATAACCAAGCTTGTCGATGACGTGCCCAAGGAAAAACTCGCTTGCAACAGCATTAACACCATACAAAGTGCAAAGCGACTTAAACAGATCTCTGAACTCATGGAGATGAACATGATAGCGATTCAAACCATTCTGCTCTATAATTCCAATCCTTTTCGCAATTTTCGTCAGCATATTCCCAAGCAATCGAGAGGTCAACGGGACGTACTCTTTTTTCCTACGGTTGTAAACCACAAAAAGCTCATCCCTGTCACAATCCGGCCGCTCTTTTAACCAAGATTTGATCAGCATCTTCGCATCCTTTCCCAGAAAAGTATAGTACTTCCTAACCTCCGTTTTGCTAACTTTAGACCTGAAAAGGTCTATTCTAACCGGGCCCTCTTCATCGAGCTTGTCAATAATCTGCCTCCATGCAAATTTATTAAACTGGTCGTACTCCGCCGCCGCAAGAGCTGCCTGAAAACAAACCATATATGCTGCCTTGTATGGCTGTGGGGCGTGAATTATTATCTCCCTCAGCTCCTCAATGGTCAGAGGCGGTAACGTAATCGCTCTGAGTTTATCTGCCTCACTTGGCTGAAAAACCCTATTCATCTCCTGCCTCGATAACTTTGGCAAGAACACCCGATGGTACTCATAGAAACTCTTAACTGCCTGAAATCTATTCTTTCTGTCCTTTACCCCTGTTTTCTGCTGCTTGATGTACTCCAGAAGAATGTCCAAATGTGTATAAAGAACATCCTGATCCCCTTTTTTAGCATCGTTCAACATTTCCTCAGCAGAATTCCAATACCCAGATTCCTTAACCCACTCGAGATATTTGAGGAAATAATAAACGTAACTTCTCGCTGTGGAAGGCCTCAAATCATAAGCCCACTTTTTAACGCAGTCTTCTTCGATATTAAAGGACTCTACGCCCTTGTATGGCATAAAAATAACGGCCACATAGGTTTACTTATTTTTTTCTGAACCCATATAAAAATGGGGCCGGTGGGATTTGAACCCACGACTGGCGGGTCTCCCCGGGTCAGCACTCCAGCGGATCATCACCGCTCAGCAGACCCATCAGTCATCACACCGCTGGAGCCCGCCGCGCTTCCTGGCTACGCCACGACCCCTCTGCTTTCAGGATGGGTGCAATTTGAATATAACTGTTGCGTTTGAGAGTGGTGGTAAATCAACGATAAATCATCGAAAATTATATGGTGATAGCAGCAGACTCCACATGATGGAAAGCAGAAATGTGCTAAGAGGGTGATGGATAGATGTTCCCGGAAGAAGGTTTGGGAAAGGACGATGTTCTGAGAGAGCTTGAAGAGCTCTCAAAAGATGATTTTGACCCCCTAAGCGGGAGAATGTGGGGTCACACGTATTACTCGGGACTAACGGACGTTATTGAGATAGTCAGGAAGGCCTACGTCATGTACATGGACAAGACCATGCTCGACTTCACGGTCTACCCAAGCGTGCTGAAGATGGAGAACGACGTTATCTGCTTCGCGAGGGAGATACTTAAAGGTGATGAGGAAACGGTCGGAAACTTCACATACGGAGGGACTGAGAGTATCATGCTCGCCGCTAAGGCCGCGAGAGAGAGGTTCAGAAAGGAGCATGGAAAAAGCGCAGTTCCGGAGATAGTCCTGCCAGACACTGCCCATCCCGCATTCTACAAGTCCGCAGAGTATCTCGGTCTGAAAGCTGTTAGAGTGAAGACGGACGAGGAGTGGAGGGCTAATGGTGATGCGGTGAGCGAGGCTTTGAGCGAGAACACTTGCATGGTTGTCTGCTCGGCACCAAACTACCCATTTGGCGTTGTGGACGATGTGAGGAGCGTTGCAGAGGTTTGCGAGGAAAAAGGGCTTTGGCTTCATGTGGACGCATGCCTTGGAGGATTCATCCTTCCGTTCATGAGGGAGAACGGGGAGAAGATCCCGGACTTCGACTTCTCACTGGATGGGGTCTCGTCAATTTCCGCGGACTTCCACAAGTTCGGATATGCCCCTCGAGGAGCTTCGGCTGTCCTTTACAGAAATTCCGGGCTGAGAGAGGGGCAGATATTCGTCATGTCCTCATGGCCGGGGTATCCGCTCGTGAACACCGCAGTCCTATCAACCCGCTCAGCGGGAACTCTCGCTGCCACTTGGGCGGTGATGAGGCATCTGGGAAGGAAGGGATACACGGAGCTGGCAGCGAGGGTTCTGAAGGTCAGGAAGAGGCTCGAGAAAGAGCTGCCAGAAATTGGGCTGGAGATCATAGGAAAGCCGGAGGGAAGTGTTCTGGCATTCAAGTCAGATATCGTGGACGTCTTCCTGCTTGCAGGCGCGATGGAGAGGAGAGGGTGGTACATACAGTCGCAGCCCGGCTCGGAGAAACTGGGGTATCCGAAGTGCATTCACCTGACAATAAATCCGGGGCACGGGAGGGTGGTAGATAAGTTCCTGAGCGACCTCAGGGCGTCTGTCGAGGAGGTGAAGGGTGTTAAGGCCGAATACGATGTCGAGAGAATTCTCTCGGACATTCAGGGTGCCCTTGGCATGAGGCCCGGTGAGCTGCCCGATGACCTTACTCCGGTAAACGAGCTGATACACCGCCTCCCGCCGGAGATGGTCGAGCAGGTGCTGAGGAGCATGATAAACGAGGTGATATTCAGGCCCTCAGAATAGGCCCTTGTTGAGGCTCCTGAACAGCCCCTTCGTCTTCTTGTAGTAGTCCCTGAAGTGTTTCATTTTTTTCCTGTACACATTCACAAGCCTCTCATCCGGCTTAAAGGTCCTGTCAAACCTGAACTTGCTCGCAGCAGACTCGAACGTGTCCTTTCCGAGGGCAACAGAGCCGATGACTCCAAGTCCCCTCAGACCGGCCATCTCAGGGCTTGCAGTCCTCACAACCTGCCTATTGAGCGTGCTTGCAATTATTTCGCACAGCACATCGAATCTTGCCCCGCCACCGGTCACCTTGACCTCCGCTTGCCTTCCAACTATCCCCTCAACGATCTCATACGCCCAGCCTATGTTGAGGGCGATTCCC
Coding sequences within it:
- a CDS encoding pyridoxal phosphate-dependent decarboxylase family protein; amino-acid sequence: MFPEEGLGKDDVLRELEELSKDDFDPLSGRMWGHTYYSGLTDVIEIVRKAYVMYMDKTMLDFTVYPSVLKMENDVICFAREILKGDEETVGNFTYGGTESIMLAAKAARERFRKEHGKSAVPEIVLPDTAHPAFYKSAEYLGLKAVRVKTDEEWRANGDAVSEALSENTCMVVCSAPNYPFGVVDDVRSVAEVCEEKGLWLHVDACLGGFILPFMRENGEKIPDFDFSLDGVSSISADFHKFGYAPRGASAVLYRNSGLREGQIFVMSSWPGYPLVNTAVLSTRSAGTLAATWAVMRHLGRKGYTELAARVLKVRKRLEKELPEIGLEIIGKPEGSVLAFKSDIVDVFLLAGAMERRGWYIQSQPGSEKLGYPKCIHLTINPGHGRVVDKFLSDLRASVEEVKGVKAEYDVERILSDIQGALGMRPGELPDDLTPVNELIHRLPPEMVEQVLRSMINEVIFRPSE